The Kocuria flava nucleotide sequence GGGCGACCACGGCCGGCCGGCCCGGTCCCCCGGCGTGGGGCACCCGGAGGATCTCGACCTCGTCCAGCCCGGCCTCCTCGAGCAGCGCGGCCACCGCGCGGGCGCTGCGCTCGAGCTGCCCGGGGTCGAAGCTCTCCCACGCGATGCCGGGGATCGCCACGAGCTCGCGCAGCTGCTCGACGGTGCGCGGCATGCCGGCGCGCACGGCCTCGCGGACGGCCTCGACGGGCAGGGACGGGGGCGGGGTCCAGGACTCGGTCATGCCGAACACCCTACGTCCGCCCCGCCCCGTGCCGCCGCCGGGCCGGCCGGAGGGGCCGGTCGGCTATCCTTGACGGGTGTTTGGACGCAAGAAGGACGCAGACCGTGCGGGTTCCACGTCGGTGACGGCGCAGCCGCCCGCCGACGAGGCCGTGCCCGCCCCCCGGCAGACCCCCGGCAAGGGCCGGCCCACCCCGAGCCGGCGCGAGCGGGAGGCCGCCCGGCGGCGACCGCTGGTGCCGGAGGACCGCAAGGCCGCCAAGGCCCAGTCCCGGGACGCCGCCCGCGAGCAGCGGCTGCGCGCGCAGGCGGGCCTGGCCGCGGGCGACGAGCGGTTCCTGGGCCCGCGCGACCGCGGCCCGCAGCGCCGCTTCGCGCGCGACTGGATCGACTCCCGCTTCAACCTCGGCGAGTACCTGCTCGTCGTCGCGGTCGTGGCCCTGTTCGTCCTGTTCTTCCCGAACCAGAACGTCGCCGCCTACGGCGTCTACGTCATCTGGGCCCTGATGGTCCTGGGGATCGTCGATGCCGTCGTCACGACCGGGCGGATGAAGAAGGCCATGCGGGCGAGGTTCGGCGACGTGGAGCCCGGCGTGCGCTGGTACGCGGCGATGCGCGCGTTCTCGATGCGCCGCCTGCGCCTGCCCCGCCCCCAGGTGAAGCGGGGCGATCGGCCCGCCTGAGCAGGCCGCCGCTCCCCCGGAAGGCGCACCGCCCCCGGACCTCGTGCGAGGTCCGGGG carries:
- a CDS encoding DUF3043 domain-containing protein, which encodes MTAQPPADEAVPAPRQTPGKGRPTPSRREREAARRRPLVPEDRKAAKAQSRDAAREQRLRAQAGLAAGDERFLGPRDRGPQRRFARDWIDSRFNLGEYLLVVAVVALFVLFFPNQNVAAYGVYVIWALMVLGIVDAVVTTGRMKKAMRARFGDVEPGVRWYAAMRAFSMRRLRLPRPQVKRGDRPA